A DNA window from Altererythrobacter sp. B11 contains the following coding sequences:
- the rdgB gene encoding RdgB/HAM1 family non-canonical purine NTP pyrophosphatase, translated as MTRRLGSGKLVIATHNAGKLKEIGALLQPYGLDCISAGALGLPEPAETGTTFVENALIKARAAAEASGLPALADDSGLSVAALGGRPGVYTADWAERQWFEGEPGRDWFMAMGKVEGMLAAMGLETPRDCFFSCTLAIAWPDGEYAIYEGRAEGTLTWPPRGTMGFGYDPVFVPRGMERTFAELDPAEKHRISHRADAFARLVAEQFGS; from the coding sequence ATGACCCGCCGCCTCGGTTCCGGCAAGCTGGTGATCGCCACGCATAATGCAGGCAAGCTGAAGGAAATCGGCGCGCTGCTGCAGCCCTATGGGCTCGACTGCATCTCTGCGGGGGCACTGGGCCTGCCGGAACCGGCGGAGACGGGGACCACCTTCGTGGAAAACGCGCTGATCAAGGCGCGGGCGGCGGCGGAGGCTTCGGGCCTCCCTGCCCTCGCTGATGACAGCGGCCTGTCGGTCGCGGCGCTGGGCGGACGGCCCGGCGTCTATACCGCCGACTGGGCCGAACGGCAGTGGTTCGAAGGCGAGCCCGGGCGGGACTGGTTCATGGCCATGGGCAAGGTGGAAGGCATGCTGGCCGCCATGGGCCTGGAAACGCCGCGCGACTGCTTCTTCTCCTGCACGCTGGCGATCGCTTGGCCCGATGGCGAATATGCGATCTACGAAGGCCGCGCCGAGGGCACGCTCACCTGGCCGCCGCGCGGCACGATGGGCTTCGGCTACGATCCGGTGTTCGTGCCCCGCGGCATGGAGCGCACCTTCGCCGAGCTCGATCCGGCGGAAAAGCACCGCATCAGCCACCGCGCCGATGCCTTCGCCCGGCTGGTGGCGGAGCAATTCGGCAGCTAG